CAATTTCTTCTTCCAAGGCAGGTGGAACTAAGGTAGCACCCACGATCGCATCAGAAGCATCCAACTTTTGCAAACGCACACCTCTGGCAGTACGAGATTGACGAGCGATCGCATCGGTACTTTGACGCATGACAATACCGCGACTAGTGACGATCATTAGCTCGTTATTCTCGTCAACTAAACAGAGCGAAGCAAGTTGATCTTGTCCTGATTTGAACTTGGTCACGCGCAAACCTTTACCTGCGCGTTTTTGGATACGGAACTGGTTGACAGGAACCCGCTTGCCATAGCCGCCTCTAGTGACGACTAGTACCCAAGGTCCTTGAGCTTTTTCATTCTCAGCCTCGGTTGCCTCAGTTTCGAGATTCTCTTCTTCATTGACAGTTACAGTCAAATCAATATCTTCTTCAGAACCTTCCACTTCCTCAATTTCGGCTAAGCCTGCGGGGAGAATATCCATACTCACAATTTCATCATCACCAGTTAGACGCATCGATCGCACGCCGCGAGTATCCCGACCCATCGGGCGCAACTGCTCATGATCAGTACGGAAGCGGATTGACATGCCTTGACGTGAACCAACGATAATGGTGTTATCGGCTTTAGCTCGGCGTACCCAACGCAGTAAATCACCTTCCTCTAAGGCGATCGCAATTAGTCCATTGGAACGAATGTTGGCAAAAGCTGGTAATTTCGTTTTCTTGATATAGCCGCCAGCCGTGAGCATGACCAGATATTCATCTTCGCTAAACTCGCTGATGGGTAATACTGTAGTAATTTTTTCGTCAGCAGCGATCGGTAATAGTTGCACCACGGCTGTACCACGGGCGGCGCGACCTGATTCAGGAACTTCGTAAGCCTTGACTCCATAGACCTTACCGCGATCGGTAAAGAAGAGAACTTTGTCATGGCTGCGACAGGCGAAGAAATGGGCGATCGCATCATCATCCTTAACGTTGGCGCTAGCTTTGCCGCGTGTGGCGCGATGTTGAGCCGTGAAAGTATCCACAGGCATTCGTTTCACATAGCCCTGCTCCGTCACCATCACAATCGTTTCGCGATTGGCAATCAAATCAGCAGTATCAATATCACCTTCATTGGGCAGAATGCGAGAGCGACGAGGGGTAGTAAATTCAGCTTTGATTGCTTCCAATTCTTCACGGGTAATCGTGAGAATGCGATCGCGATTGGCAAGAATATGTTGTAAATCAGCAATCTTCTCAACTAATTGATTATGCTCATCGTGAATCTTATCGGCATCCTGCGCTGTTAATCGACGCAACTGCATCGCTAAAATTGCATCGGCTTGAGCTTCTGAAAGCCCATAGTTCTCAATCAAGCCCGCTTTTGCAGAACTACTATCATCGGCTCCACGAATTAGGGCAATAACTGCATCTAAGTGATTCAGCGCAATTAATAGCCCTTGTAATAGATGATCGCGTTCTTCGGCTTTACGCAGTTCGTACTGAGTACGACGCGTAATCACTTCGTAACGGAAATCAAGAAATACTTGCAGTGCATTACGCAGGGTTAGCGTAATTGGTTCGCCATCGACTAGAGCGAGCATATTGCAGCTAAAGTTCGATTGTAGAGGCGTGGATTTGTAAAGATTATTCAGAACTACTTTTGGATAAGCATCGCGCTTTAATTCGATGACTAAACGCATACCATCGCGATCGCTTTCATCGCGAATGTCAGAAATGCCATCAATTTTCTTCTCATTGACCATTTCGGCAATACGTTCGATCAGAGCCGCCTTATTGGTTTGGTAAGGCATTTCCGTAATAATAATCGCCTCACGATCCTGCCGTCCCGAAGCGGAAATTGTCTCAAAGCTAGCCACTGCTCGCATGGTCACGGAGCCGCGCCCCGTCGTATAGGTTTCGCGAGCGCCATCGGTTCCTAAGATCAAAGCGCCTGTTGGGAAGTCGGGACCTGGAATATATTGCATCAATTCCAAATCCGTGAGATTCGGATCGGCAATCAGAGCCACTAAGCCATCCACTAACTCGCCCAAATTATGCGGTGGAATATTGGTCGCCATCCCCACGGCGATTCCTGAAGAACCATTTAGCAATAATTGGGGGATTCTGGCAGGTAATACTAGCGGCTCCTGTTGGGAACCGTCATAGTTATCGCCAAAGTTAACCGTATCGCGCTCAATATCTTGAATCAGCCCGAATTGCGAAATCCGAGTCAACCGACATTCGGTATATCGCATTGCGGCGGCGGGATCGTTATCAACTGAGCCGAAGTTACCATGACCATCAACCATGCGATCGCGCATCGAGAAGTCCTGCGCCATCCGCACCAGTGCTTCATATACGGCGGTGTCACCGTGGGGGTGATATTTACCGATTACGTCACCGACCACACGGGCGCATTTCCGAAACGGGCGATCGGCGGTCATGCCCAACTCGTGCATAGCGTAGAGAATGCGACGGTGTACGGGTTTGAGTCCATCTCTGGCATCGGGCAGAGCGCGACCGACGATCACGCTCATGGCATATTCCAGATACGATCGCGACATTTCGCCGCGCAGGTCTGTGGGGATAATGCGATCTTCTAAGATTTCAGTCATATGCTAATCAAATTCTCCTTGCATGGCTTGGCTTTGCTTGCCCCGCGTGCGATCGGCAATCATTACTAAGTGTTTTACTATTATAAGGCTTTGCGGGTTTGCTGAGGGTGACAAGACTTGATTTGTAGCGGTATATTGGAAAGTAAGAGCTAGCTAAACCTTAGAGGTTTATAAATTTATGCCACAGGTAATCGAGCCGATCTCAGTATCTTCAGTGGACGTGACTGATGCAGAGCAGCAAGTCATGCTAAATTTCTCTCTGCCTTTACATTCTCTTGTTGATGCGATCGCTAAATTAGGGCTAAGAGAATTAATCCAATTAAAACGTCTAATAGAGAGCCAAATTAATCAAGCCTTAGAGAACTATACAGGTGATGATGATCTGATCTTGGATGAAGTAGAGCGTCAACACCCCGCCTATGATGCCACGATGACGCAAGCAGTGCAATCTGCGATGGATGAATCTCAAAATCAAAAATTTACTAATGGGAGTGATTTTCGTGACTGGCTCATTTCCGTTTCAGATTGAAGTATCTAGTAAGTTTCAACGTAGTTATAAACTTTTGCTCAAGCGTCATTGTAAAGGCGATCGTCAAAAACAAGAGATGATTGAGGCGATCGCTGAACTTGTAAACCGCTTATCATCTAGTCCTTATTTGACAGATGCTAATCCTGAACCACTGCCAAAAGGATTAGCTATGTCTGATGACTGGAAGTTTTACAAAATCAGGTTTAAGATGCCAAATTTAGCTGGGGCATCGGGACATGGGCGACTGATGTATTTGGTGAGTGAAAGTCAAAAGATTATTAAGTTGGCTTGGATTTATACCCATGCTGAATACGCAAAACGCCCAGAAGATCGGGATTTAAAGGATTTGCTTAGAGAATTACTTGACGAGTAAAGTCTTCTTGTTTGGACATTTTGTTATCACAACTCCGAATATTTTAGTAAGCCTAGCTTGGGGATTGATGTTAAAATACCTTCCTAATAAAATTTGTTAGTCGTTGAAGTATGTCGAGATTGCTGGTTACGCAGTATCAATCTGAGGTTGAGAAAATCATTCGCTATGGTGGTTCTAAAAAAGAAACCAGCATTCGCAATGCTTTTGAGCGTCTATTGAATGATTATTGCAAACCGCGCAATTATTTATTGGTTCCTGAATTGGATTTTAAAACCAAGTTTAATACGACGGTTTTTCCTGATGGTACGATTAAGGATGCGATTAGGTTGGAGCATGGTTGGTGGGAGAGTAAGGATCAATACGATAAGCTGGATCTGGAAATTGAGAAGAAGTTTGAGAAGGGTTATCCTGATGAAAATATTTTGTTTGAGGATTCTCAGAATGCGGTGCTGATTCAGCATAGCCGTGAGATTGGGCGCGTGTCGATGGGAGATGCGGATGCGCTCGATCGCCTACTCAACATATTTGTCGATTATGAACGCCCAGAGGTGCGAGATTTTCGGGCTGCCATTACCAAATTCAAAGAAGATATTCCCAGTATTCTTGAAAAATTACGCGAGACGATTCAGGTTGCGGAAAAGGAAAATCAACAGTTTCGCGATCGCCGCAATGGGTTTTTGGCGGTATGTCGGCAGTCGATTAATCCTGAAATTGAGATTTTTGATGTGCATGAGATGTTGATTCAGCATATTTTGACGGAGGATATTTTTACAAATATTTTCCATGAGTCGCAGTTTCATCGGGAAAATAATATTGCCCGTGAGTTGTCGGCGATGATCGATACGTTTTTTACGGGAACGACGCGGCGCAATACGTTGAAGAGTATTGAGTATTACTATGCGGTGATTCGCCGTAGTTCGGAAAATATTGCGAATCATCATGAGAAGCAGAAGTTCCTGAAGGCGCTCTATGAGAATTTTTACAAGGCTTATAATCCGAAGGCGGCGGATCGG
This genomic stretch from Pseudanabaena galeata CCNP1313 harbors:
- the gyrA gene encoding DNA gyrase subunit A, producing the protein MTEILEDRIIPTDLRGEMSRSYLEYAMSVIVGRALPDARDGLKPVHRRILYAMHELGMTADRPFRKCARVVGDVIGKYHPHGDTAVYEALVRMAQDFSMRDRMVDGHGNFGSVDNDPAAAMRYTECRLTRISQFGLIQDIERDTVNFGDNYDGSQQEPLVLPARIPQLLLNGSSGIAVGMATNIPPHNLGELVDGLVALIADPNLTDLELMQYIPGPDFPTGALILGTDGARETYTTGRGSVTMRAVASFETISASGRQDREAIIITEMPYQTNKAALIERIAEMVNEKKIDGISDIRDESDRDGMRLVIELKRDAYPKVVLNNLYKSTPLQSNFSCNMLALVDGEPITLTLRNALQVFLDFRYEVITRRTQYELRKAEERDHLLQGLLIALNHLDAVIALIRGADDSSSAKAGLIENYGLSEAQADAILAMQLRRLTAQDADKIHDEHNQLVEKIADLQHILANRDRILTITREELEAIKAEFTTPRRSRILPNEGDIDTADLIANRETIVMVTEQGYVKRMPVDTFTAQHRATRGKASANVKDDDAIAHFFACRSHDKVLFFTDRGKVYGVKAYEVPESGRAARGTAVVQLLPIAADEKITTVLPISEFSEDEYLVMLTAGGYIKKTKLPAFANIRSNGLIAIALEEGDLLRWVRRAKADNTIIVGSRQGMSIRFRTDHEQLRPMGRDTRGVRSMRLTGDDEIVSMDILPAGLAEIEEVEGSEEDIDLTVTVNEEENLETEATEAENEKAQGPWVLVVTRGGYGKRVPVNQFRIQKRAGKGLRVTKFKSGQDQLASLCLVDENNELMIVTSRGIVMRQSTDAIARQSRTARGVRLQKLDASDAIVGATLVPPALEEEIEEAEILNGDVALTATDTNVEELAPETPEIVELDGEDDTSTT